Proteins encoded in a region of the Xiphophorus couchianus chromosome 11, X_couchianus-1.0, whole genome shotgun sequence genome:
- the map7d2a gene encoding MAP7 domain-containing protein 2a isoform X3, translating into MAKTNTPSIAVTGEKMELPSITLLPDKKSLTNSHSSPGRTGKTTPSNAEKRPHMNGHASPSHLTSNNHGGKQSQEGYMKTDDRMRLAKERREERERSLAAREQLIREKERRAQLQYERTVEERWKRLEEQRQKEELRRAAVEEKRRQQLEEERERLEALMKRSLERSLQLEQRTKRWGRGYPGAGDCENVPLPFSAVSAFSHGMASPHPAVSGSAPCSPHRSPFCNTLNAAAPNRAGLQGGSQSTPSTPKKERLRRDRRTASPVCGSPVRRSESPASVTRQLTFPSASSRLASKTRTQSPSSSPQYHRSPTRCHPNQNNDRKGEDKKLERRGEQPKAESATRTNAETKNLNSSSQGQFVRNLNRETHEKNHSPDRRNQMSPRPDPSERRLHVNGQNGDKAVANTPAGKVGAGTTNAEEATRLLAERRRQARAQKELEEKKQEKEQEERLREEEQKKQLAQQLQGQQAKVQQGEVRRNNVMDHHRLKLDEDKRKEEQQQVQIEAEKDKAKVQAKEDTERQRQGREQQTQQEEEERQLRKKRIEEIMKRTRKSEADMKKEEQVQTLPVSPPGDVITKAHVIKQASKKVEFQVKEEIMVQVETKESVTLKKEAAAAQMDSEKSKQVQNNTHPVTQAHCVPEKRPEKKQTSKENCGSQISKEASTSTFKQKGREMELNLNTQHRSIVKITTQVHKESTELTGDANAMQRQGSVMNGAAKGEGSALKCSHPTSEGSKQQSNVSISAEEKAKKGPNDGVGRSSLTMVPLVHLSPPVIKLEPLDVKRTESCDDVQSMDVSPSSKAELISIPECSPDNEIEHGLMSHNQALKDLMDLTGSVTHTKLPSESTIGDCNKNLIRGVVSPMTDSKLIGVAPPSSNLLSV; encoded by the exons ATGGCGAAAACGAACACGCCATCCATTGCAGTGACAG GTGAAAAGATGGAGCTACCATCCATTACCCTTCTTCCTGACAAGAAATCGCTGACAAACAGTCACAGCTCTCCTGGTCGGACGGGAAAAACAA CTCCATCTAACGCAGAGAAGAGGCCACACATGAACGGACATGCATCCCCTTCACATCTAACAAGTAACAATCATGGAGGGAAACAAA GTCAGGAAGGCTACATGAAGACTGACGACAGGATGCGTTTAGCCAAAGAGAGAcgagaggagagggagaggagtCTGG CGGCCAGAGAGCAGCTGATCAGGGAGAAGGAGCGCAGGGCTCAACTGCAGTATGAGCGCACCGTGGAGGAGCGCTGGAAACGGCTGGAGGAGCAGAGGCAGAAAGAGGAGCTCCGGAGAGCCGCAgtggaggagaagaggaggcAGCAGCTCGAGGAGGAGAGG GAGCGGCTTGAGGCCCTCATGAAACGTTCTTTGGAGAGAAGCCTTCAGCTGGAGCAGAGAACAAAACGCTGGGGAAGGGGTTATCCTGGAGCAG GTGACTGTGAGAATGTCCCACTCCCTTTCTCTGCTGTCTCTGCCTTTTCCCATGGCATGGCCTCCCCCCATCCTGCTGTCAGCGGATCTG CACCCTGCAGCCCTCACAGGTCACCTTTCTGCAATACACTCAATGCTGCAGCTCCCAACAGAGCTGGACTTCAGGGAGGCTCCCAGTCCACTCCCAGTACCCCCAAG AAAGAGCGGCTGCGCCGAGACAGAAGAACTGCTTCCCCGGTTTGTGGATCCCCTGTGCGAAGATCTGAATCCCCAGCAAGTGTCACTAGGCAGCTGACTTTTCCCTCTGCCTCCAG CAGATTAGCATCTAAGACCCGTACCCAGTCTCCCAGCAGTTCTCCTCAGTATCATCGTTCTCCAACCAGATGTCACCCTAACCAGAATAATGACAGGAAAGGAGAGGATAAGAAGCTGGAAAGAAGGGGGGAACAACCCAAAGCTGAGTCAGCAACAAGAACCAATGCAGAAACTAAAAACCTAAACTCATCTTCACAAGGCCAATTTGTTAGGAATTTGAACAGAGAAACGCATGAGAAGAATCATTCGCCTGACAGAAGGAACCAAATGTCACCAAGACCGGATCCTTCAGAGAGAAGATTGCATGTCAACGGACAGAATGGAGACAAAG CTGTTGCAAACACACCCGCAGGAAAAGTGGGAGCTGGCACGACAAATGCAGAGGAGGCTACAAGGCTGCTGGCAGAGCGCAGGCGCCAGGCACGAGCTCAGAAAGAACTGGAGgagaagaaacaggaaaaagagCAAGAGGAAAG ATTGAGGGAAGAGgaacagaagaagcagcttGCTCAGCAGCTACAGGGGCAACAAGCGAAGGTACAACAAGGGGAGGTGAGACGGAACAATGTGATGGACCATCACAGGCTCAAGCTGGACGAAgacaaaagaaaggaagagcAACAGCAGGTCCAGATTGAGGCAGAG AAAGACAAAGCAAAGGTCCAGGCTAAAGAAGACACAGAGCGTCAGCGGCAAGGCAGAGAACAGCAGAcacaacaggaagaggaagagcgGCAACTCAGGAAAAAG agAATTGAGGAGATTATGAAGAGAACCAGGAAGAGTGAAGCTGACATGAAG AAAGAGGAGCAGGTGCAGACGTTGCCGGTCTCACCTCCAG GGGATGTAATTACCAAAGCTCATGTCATCAAGCAGGCAAGCAAAAAGGTTGAGTTTCAGGTAAAAGAGGAGATAATGGTGCAGGTTGAAACAAAGGAAAGTGTTACCCTCAAGaaagaggcagcagcagcacagatggACAGTGAGAAGAGTAAACAAGTTCAAAATAACACTCACCCAGTCACACAGGCACACTGTGTTCCTGAAAAGAGacctgagaaaaaacaaaccagtaAAGAGAATTGTGGCAGCCAAATCAGCAAAGAGGCCAGCACCAGCACATTCAAGCAGAAGGGCAGAGAGATGGAGTTGAATCTGAACACACAGCACAGATCCATTGTCAAAATCACCACACAAGTTCACAAAGAGTCGACTGAACTGACAGGAGATGCTAACGCAATGCAAAGACAGGGGAGTGTGATGAATGGAGCAGCGAAGGGTGAAGGAAGTGCCTTAAAATGCAGCCATCCGACCTCTGAAGGAAGCAAACAGCAAAGTAATGTGTCAATCTCAGCTGAGGAAAAGGCTAAAAAGGGACCTAACGATGGAGTTGGTAGATCCTCTTTGACAATGGTACCGTTGGTCCATTTATCACCACCAGTCATCAAGCTGGAACCGCTAGATGTGAAAAGAACTGAATCCTGTGATGATGTGCAATCGATGGATGTTAG CCCTTCTTCGAAGGCGGAACTAATATCCATCCCTGAGTGTTCGCCAGATAATGAAATCGAACATGGTCTCATGAGCCACAACCAAGCTCTTAAGGACTTGATGGACCTGACAGGGagtgtcacacacacaaagctcCCTTCTGAGAGCACCATAGGTGACTGCAACAAGAATCTGATACGAGGAGTTGTTAGTCCAATGACAGATTCAAAGCTTATAGGGGTAGCACCCCCATCCTCAAACTTGCTAAGCGTTTAG
- the map7d2a gene encoding MAP7 domain-containing protein 2a isoform X1 → MAKTNTPSIAVTGEKMELPSITLLPDKKSLTNSHSSPGRTGKTTPSNAEKRPHMNGHASPSHLTSNNHGGKQSQEGYMKTDDRMRLAKERREERERSLAAREQLIREKERRAQLQYERTVEERWKRLEEQRQKEELRRAAVEEKRRQQLEEERERLEALMKRSLERSLQLEQRTKRWGRGYPGAGDCENVPLPFSAVSAFSHGMASPHPAVSGSAPCSPHRSPFCNTLNAAAPNRAGLQGGSQSTPSTPKKERLRRDRRTASPVCGSPVRRSESPASVTRQLTFPSASSRLASKTRTQSPSSSPQYHRSPTRCHPNQNNDRKGEDKKLERRGEQPKAESATRTNAETKNLNSSSQGQFVRNLNRETHEKNHSPDRRNQMSPRPDPSERRLHVNGQNGDKEAVANTPAGKVGAGTTNAEEATRLLAERRRQARAQKELEEKKQEKEQEERLREEEQKKQLAQQLQGQQAKVQQGEVRRNNVMDHHRLKLDEDKRKEEQQQVQIEAEKDKAKVQAKEDTERQRQGREQQTQQEEEERQLRKKRIEEIMKRTRKSEADMKKEEQVQTLPVSPPGDVITKAHVIKQASKKVEFQVKEEIMVQVETKESVTLKKEAAAAQMDSEKSKQVQNNTHPVTQAHCVPEKRPEKKQTSKENCGSQISKEASTSTFKQKGREMELNLNTQHRSIVKITTQVHKESTELTGDANAMQRQGSVMNGAAKGEGSALKCSHPTSEGSKQQSNVSISAEEKAKKGPNDGVGRSSLTMVPLVHLSPPVIKLEPLDVKRTESCDDVQSMDVSPSSKAELISIPECSPDNEIEHGLMSHNQALKDLMDLTGSVTHTKLPSESTIGDCNKNLIRGVVSPMTDSKLIGVAPPSSNLLSV, encoded by the exons ATGGCGAAAACGAACACGCCATCCATTGCAGTGACAG GTGAAAAGATGGAGCTACCATCCATTACCCTTCTTCCTGACAAGAAATCGCTGACAAACAGTCACAGCTCTCCTGGTCGGACGGGAAAAACAA CTCCATCTAACGCAGAGAAGAGGCCACACATGAACGGACATGCATCCCCTTCACATCTAACAAGTAACAATCATGGAGGGAAACAAA GTCAGGAAGGCTACATGAAGACTGACGACAGGATGCGTTTAGCCAAAGAGAGAcgagaggagagggagaggagtCTGG CGGCCAGAGAGCAGCTGATCAGGGAGAAGGAGCGCAGGGCTCAACTGCAGTATGAGCGCACCGTGGAGGAGCGCTGGAAACGGCTGGAGGAGCAGAGGCAGAAAGAGGAGCTCCGGAGAGCCGCAgtggaggagaagaggaggcAGCAGCTCGAGGAGGAGAGG GAGCGGCTTGAGGCCCTCATGAAACGTTCTTTGGAGAGAAGCCTTCAGCTGGAGCAGAGAACAAAACGCTGGGGAAGGGGTTATCCTGGAGCAG GTGACTGTGAGAATGTCCCACTCCCTTTCTCTGCTGTCTCTGCCTTTTCCCATGGCATGGCCTCCCCCCATCCTGCTGTCAGCGGATCTG CACCCTGCAGCCCTCACAGGTCACCTTTCTGCAATACACTCAATGCTGCAGCTCCCAACAGAGCTGGACTTCAGGGAGGCTCCCAGTCCACTCCCAGTACCCCCAAG AAAGAGCGGCTGCGCCGAGACAGAAGAACTGCTTCCCCGGTTTGTGGATCCCCTGTGCGAAGATCTGAATCCCCAGCAAGTGTCACTAGGCAGCTGACTTTTCCCTCTGCCTCCAG CAGATTAGCATCTAAGACCCGTACCCAGTCTCCCAGCAGTTCTCCTCAGTATCATCGTTCTCCAACCAGATGTCACCCTAACCAGAATAATGACAGGAAAGGAGAGGATAAGAAGCTGGAAAGAAGGGGGGAACAACCCAAAGCTGAGTCAGCAACAAGAACCAATGCAGAAACTAAAAACCTAAACTCATCTTCACAAGGCCAATTTGTTAGGAATTTGAACAGAGAAACGCATGAGAAGAATCATTCGCCTGACAGAAGGAACCAAATGTCACCAAGACCGGATCCTTCAGAGAGAAGATTGCATGTCAACGGACAGAATGGAGACAAAG AAGCTGTTGCAAACACACCCGCAGGAAAAGTGGGAGCTGGCACGACAAATGCAGAGGAGGCTACAAGGCTGCTGGCAGAGCGCAGGCGCCAGGCACGAGCTCAGAAAGAACTGGAGgagaagaaacaggaaaaagagCAAGAGGAAAG ATTGAGGGAAGAGgaacagaagaagcagcttGCTCAGCAGCTACAGGGGCAACAAGCGAAGGTACAACAAGGGGAGGTGAGACGGAACAATGTGATGGACCATCACAGGCTCAAGCTGGACGAAgacaaaagaaaggaagagcAACAGCAGGTCCAGATTGAGGCAGAG AAAGACAAAGCAAAGGTCCAGGCTAAAGAAGACACAGAGCGTCAGCGGCAAGGCAGAGAACAGCAGAcacaacaggaagaggaagagcgGCAACTCAGGAAAAAG agAATTGAGGAGATTATGAAGAGAACCAGGAAGAGTGAAGCTGACATGAAG AAAGAGGAGCAGGTGCAGACGTTGCCGGTCTCACCTCCAG GGGATGTAATTACCAAAGCTCATGTCATCAAGCAGGCAAGCAAAAAGGTTGAGTTTCAGGTAAAAGAGGAGATAATGGTGCAGGTTGAAACAAAGGAAAGTGTTACCCTCAAGaaagaggcagcagcagcacagatggACAGTGAGAAGAGTAAACAAGTTCAAAATAACACTCACCCAGTCACACAGGCACACTGTGTTCCTGAAAAGAGacctgagaaaaaacaaaccagtaAAGAGAATTGTGGCAGCCAAATCAGCAAAGAGGCCAGCACCAGCACATTCAAGCAGAAGGGCAGAGAGATGGAGTTGAATCTGAACACACAGCACAGATCCATTGTCAAAATCACCACACAAGTTCACAAAGAGTCGACTGAACTGACAGGAGATGCTAACGCAATGCAAAGACAGGGGAGTGTGATGAATGGAGCAGCGAAGGGTGAAGGAAGTGCCTTAAAATGCAGCCATCCGACCTCTGAAGGAAGCAAACAGCAAAGTAATGTGTCAATCTCAGCTGAGGAAAAGGCTAAAAAGGGACCTAACGATGGAGTTGGTAGATCCTCTTTGACAATGGTACCGTTGGTCCATTTATCACCACCAGTCATCAAGCTGGAACCGCTAGATGTGAAAAGAACTGAATCCTGTGATGATGTGCAATCGATGGATGTTAG CCCTTCTTCGAAGGCGGAACTAATATCCATCCCTGAGTGTTCGCCAGATAATGAAATCGAACATGGTCTCATGAGCCACAACCAAGCTCTTAAGGACTTGATGGACCTGACAGGGagtgtcacacacacaaagctcCCTTCTGAGAGCACCATAGGTGACTGCAACAAGAATCTGATACGAGGAGTTGTTAGTCCAATGACAGATTCAAAGCTTATAGGGGTAGCACCCCCATCCTCAAACTTGCTAAGCGTTTAG
- the map7d2a gene encoding MAP7 domain-containing protein 2a isoform X2, whose product MAKTNTPSIAVTGEKMELPSITLLPDKKSLTNSHSSPGRTGKTTPSNAEKRPHMNGHASPSHLTSNNHGGKQSQEGYMKTDDRMRLAKERREERERSLAAREQLIREKERRAQLQYERTVEERWKRLEEQRQKEELRRAAVEEKRRQQLEEERERLEALMKRSLERSLQLEQRTKRWGRGYPGAGDCENVPLPFSAVSAFSHGMASPHPAVSGSAPCSPHRSPFCNTLNAAAPNRAGLQGGSQSTPSTPKKERLRRDRRTASPVCGSPVRRSESPASVTRQLTFPSASRLASKTRTQSPSSSPQYHRSPTRCHPNQNNDRKGEDKKLERRGEQPKAESATRTNAETKNLNSSSQGQFVRNLNRETHEKNHSPDRRNQMSPRPDPSERRLHVNGQNGDKEAVANTPAGKVGAGTTNAEEATRLLAERRRQARAQKELEEKKQEKEQEERLREEEQKKQLAQQLQGQQAKVQQGEVRRNNVMDHHRLKLDEDKRKEEQQQVQIEAEKDKAKVQAKEDTERQRQGREQQTQQEEEERQLRKKRIEEIMKRTRKSEADMKKEEQVQTLPVSPPGDVITKAHVIKQASKKVEFQVKEEIMVQVETKESVTLKKEAAAAQMDSEKSKQVQNNTHPVTQAHCVPEKRPEKKQTSKENCGSQISKEASTSTFKQKGREMELNLNTQHRSIVKITTQVHKESTELTGDANAMQRQGSVMNGAAKGEGSALKCSHPTSEGSKQQSNVSISAEEKAKKGPNDGVGRSSLTMVPLVHLSPPVIKLEPLDVKRTESCDDVQSMDVSPSSKAELISIPECSPDNEIEHGLMSHNQALKDLMDLTGSVTHTKLPSESTIGDCNKNLIRGVVSPMTDSKLIGVAPPSSNLLSV is encoded by the exons ATGGCGAAAACGAACACGCCATCCATTGCAGTGACAG GTGAAAAGATGGAGCTACCATCCATTACCCTTCTTCCTGACAAGAAATCGCTGACAAACAGTCACAGCTCTCCTGGTCGGACGGGAAAAACAA CTCCATCTAACGCAGAGAAGAGGCCACACATGAACGGACATGCATCCCCTTCACATCTAACAAGTAACAATCATGGAGGGAAACAAA GTCAGGAAGGCTACATGAAGACTGACGACAGGATGCGTTTAGCCAAAGAGAGAcgagaggagagggagaggagtCTGG CGGCCAGAGAGCAGCTGATCAGGGAGAAGGAGCGCAGGGCTCAACTGCAGTATGAGCGCACCGTGGAGGAGCGCTGGAAACGGCTGGAGGAGCAGAGGCAGAAAGAGGAGCTCCGGAGAGCCGCAgtggaggagaagaggaggcAGCAGCTCGAGGAGGAGAGG GAGCGGCTTGAGGCCCTCATGAAACGTTCTTTGGAGAGAAGCCTTCAGCTGGAGCAGAGAACAAAACGCTGGGGAAGGGGTTATCCTGGAGCAG GTGACTGTGAGAATGTCCCACTCCCTTTCTCTGCTGTCTCTGCCTTTTCCCATGGCATGGCCTCCCCCCATCCTGCTGTCAGCGGATCTG CACCCTGCAGCCCTCACAGGTCACCTTTCTGCAATACACTCAATGCTGCAGCTCCCAACAGAGCTGGACTTCAGGGAGGCTCCCAGTCCACTCCCAGTACCCCCAAG AAAGAGCGGCTGCGCCGAGACAGAAGAACTGCTTCCCCGGTTTGTGGATCCCCTGTGCGAAGATCTGAATCCCCAGCAAGTGTCACTAGGCAGCTGACTTTTCCCTCTGCCTCCAG ATTAGCATCTAAGACCCGTACCCAGTCTCCCAGCAGTTCTCCTCAGTATCATCGTTCTCCAACCAGATGTCACCCTAACCAGAATAATGACAGGAAAGGAGAGGATAAGAAGCTGGAAAGAAGGGGGGAACAACCCAAAGCTGAGTCAGCAACAAGAACCAATGCAGAAACTAAAAACCTAAACTCATCTTCACAAGGCCAATTTGTTAGGAATTTGAACAGAGAAACGCATGAGAAGAATCATTCGCCTGACAGAAGGAACCAAATGTCACCAAGACCGGATCCTTCAGAGAGAAGATTGCATGTCAACGGACAGAATGGAGACAAAG AAGCTGTTGCAAACACACCCGCAGGAAAAGTGGGAGCTGGCACGACAAATGCAGAGGAGGCTACAAGGCTGCTGGCAGAGCGCAGGCGCCAGGCACGAGCTCAGAAAGAACTGGAGgagaagaaacaggaaaaagagCAAGAGGAAAG ATTGAGGGAAGAGgaacagaagaagcagcttGCTCAGCAGCTACAGGGGCAACAAGCGAAGGTACAACAAGGGGAGGTGAGACGGAACAATGTGATGGACCATCACAGGCTCAAGCTGGACGAAgacaaaagaaaggaagagcAACAGCAGGTCCAGATTGAGGCAGAG AAAGACAAAGCAAAGGTCCAGGCTAAAGAAGACACAGAGCGTCAGCGGCAAGGCAGAGAACAGCAGAcacaacaggaagaggaagagcgGCAACTCAGGAAAAAG agAATTGAGGAGATTATGAAGAGAACCAGGAAGAGTGAAGCTGACATGAAG AAAGAGGAGCAGGTGCAGACGTTGCCGGTCTCACCTCCAG GGGATGTAATTACCAAAGCTCATGTCATCAAGCAGGCAAGCAAAAAGGTTGAGTTTCAGGTAAAAGAGGAGATAATGGTGCAGGTTGAAACAAAGGAAAGTGTTACCCTCAAGaaagaggcagcagcagcacagatggACAGTGAGAAGAGTAAACAAGTTCAAAATAACACTCACCCAGTCACACAGGCACACTGTGTTCCTGAAAAGAGacctgagaaaaaacaaaccagtaAAGAGAATTGTGGCAGCCAAATCAGCAAAGAGGCCAGCACCAGCACATTCAAGCAGAAGGGCAGAGAGATGGAGTTGAATCTGAACACACAGCACAGATCCATTGTCAAAATCACCACACAAGTTCACAAAGAGTCGACTGAACTGACAGGAGATGCTAACGCAATGCAAAGACAGGGGAGTGTGATGAATGGAGCAGCGAAGGGTGAAGGAAGTGCCTTAAAATGCAGCCATCCGACCTCTGAAGGAAGCAAACAGCAAAGTAATGTGTCAATCTCAGCTGAGGAAAAGGCTAAAAAGGGACCTAACGATGGAGTTGGTAGATCCTCTTTGACAATGGTACCGTTGGTCCATTTATCACCACCAGTCATCAAGCTGGAACCGCTAGATGTGAAAAGAACTGAATCCTGTGATGATGTGCAATCGATGGATGTTAG CCCTTCTTCGAAGGCGGAACTAATATCCATCCCTGAGTGTTCGCCAGATAATGAAATCGAACATGGTCTCATGAGCCACAACCAAGCTCTTAAGGACTTGATGGACCTGACAGGGagtgtcacacacacaaagctcCCTTCTGAGAGCACCATAGGTGACTGCAACAAGAATCTGATACGAGGAGTTGTTAGTCCAATGACAGATTCAAAGCTTATAGGGGTAGCACCCCCATCCTCAAACTTGCTAAGCGTTTAG
- the map7d2a gene encoding MAP7 domain-containing protein 2a isoform X5 — MAKTNTPSIAVTGEKMELPSITLLPDKKSLTNSHSSPGRTGKTTPSNAEKRPHMNGHASPSHLTSNNHGGKQSQEGYMKTDDRMRLAKERREERERSLAAREQLIREKERRAQLQYERTVEERWKRLEEQRQKEELRRAAVEEKRRQQLEEERERLEALMKRSLERSLQLEQRTKRWGRGYPGAGDCENVPLPFSAVSAFSHGMASPHPAVSGSAPCSPHRSPFCNTLNAAAPNRAGLQGGSQSTPSTPKKERLRRDRRTASPVCGSPVRRSESPASVTRQLTFPSASSRLASKTRTQSPSSSPQYHRSPTRCHPNQNNDRKGEDKKLERRGEQPKAESATRTNAETKNLNSSSQGQFVRNLNRETHEKNHSPDRRNQMSPRPDPSERRLHVNGQNGDKEAVANTPAGKVGAGTTNAEEATRLLAERRRQARAQKELEEKKQEKEQEERLREEEQKKQLAQQLQGQQAKVQQGEVRRNNVMDHHRLKLDEDKRKEEQQQVQIEAERIEEIMKRTRKSEADMKKEEQVQTLPVSPPGDVITKAHVIKQASKKVEFQVKEEIMVQVETKESVTLKKEAAAAQMDSEKSKQVQNNTHPVTQAHCVPEKRPEKKQTSKENCGSQISKEASTSTFKQKGREMELNLNTQHRSIVKITTQVHKESTELTGDANAMQRQGSVMNGAAKGEGSALKCSHPTSEGSKQQSNVSISAEEKAKKGPNDGVGRSSLTMVPLVHLSPPVIKLEPLDVKRTESCDDVQSMDVSPSSKAELISIPECSPDNEIEHGLMSHNQALKDLMDLTGSVTHTKLPSESTIGDCNKNLIRGVVSPMTDSKLIGVAPPSSNLLSV; from the exons ATGGCGAAAACGAACACGCCATCCATTGCAGTGACAG GTGAAAAGATGGAGCTACCATCCATTACCCTTCTTCCTGACAAGAAATCGCTGACAAACAGTCACAGCTCTCCTGGTCGGACGGGAAAAACAA CTCCATCTAACGCAGAGAAGAGGCCACACATGAACGGACATGCATCCCCTTCACATCTAACAAGTAACAATCATGGAGGGAAACAAA GTCAGGAAGGCTACATGAAGACTGACGACAGGATGCGTTTAGCCAAAGAGAGAcgagaggagagggagaggagtCTGG CGGCCAGAGAGCAGCTGATCAGGGAGAAGGAGCGCAGGGCTCAACTGCAGTATGAGCGCACCGTGGAGGAGCGCTGGAAACGGCTGGAGGAGCAGAGGCAGAAAGAGGAGCTCCGGAGAGCCGCAgtggaggagaagaggaggcAGCAGCTCGAGGAGGAGAGG GAGCGGCTTGAGGCCCTCATGAAACGTTCTTTGGAGAGAAGCCTTCAGCTGGAGCAGAGAACAAAACGCTGGGGAAGGGGTTATCCTGGAGCAG GTGACTGTGAGAATGTCCCACTCCCTTTCTCTGCTGTCTCTGCCTTTTCCCATGGCATGGCCTCCCCCCATCCTGCTGTCAGCGGATCTG CACCCTGCAGCCCTCACAGGTCACCTTTCTGCAATACACTCAATGCTGCAGCTCCCAACAGAGCTGGACTTCAGGGAGGCTCCCAGTCCACTCCCAGTACCCCCAAG AAAGAGCGGCTGCGCCGAGACAGAAGAACTGCTTCCCCGGTTTGTGGATCCCCTGTGCGAAGATCTGAATCCCCAGCAAGTGTCACTAGGCAGCTGACTTTTCCCTCTGCCTCCAG CAGATTAGCATCTAAGACCCGTACCCAGTCTCCCAGCAGTTCTCCTCAGTATCATCGTTCTCCAACCAGATGTCACCCTAACCAGAATAATGACAGGAAAGGAGAGGATAAGAAGCTGGAAAGAAGGGGGGAACAACCCAAAGCTGAGTCAGCAACAAGAACCAATGCAGAAACTAAAAACCTAAACTCATCTTCACAAGGCCAATTTGTTAGGAATTTGAACAGAGAAACGCATGAGAAGAATCATTCGCCTGACAGAAGGAACCAAATGTCACCAAGACCGGATCCTTCAGAGAGAAGATTGCATGTCAACGGACAGAATGGAGACAAAG AAGCTGTTGCAAACACACCCGCAGGAAAAGTGGGAGCTGGCACGACAAATGCAGAGGAGGCTACAAGGCTGCTGGCAGAGCGCAGGCGCCAGGCACGAGCTCAGAAAGAACTGGAGgagaagaaacaggaaaaagagCAAGAGGAAAG ATTGAGGGAAGAGgaacagaagaagcagcttGCTCAGCAGCTACAGGGGCAACAAGCGAAGGTACAACAAGGGGAGGTGAGACGGAACAATGTGATGGACCATCACAGGCTCAAGCTGGACGAAgacaaaagaaaggaagagcAACAGCAGGTCCAGATTGAGGCAGAG agAATTGAGGAGATTATGAAGAGAACCAGGAAGAGTGAAGCTGACATGAAG AAAGAGGAGCAGGTGCAGACGTTGCCGGTCTCACCTCCAG GGGATGTAATTACCAAAGCTCATGTCATCAAGCAGGCAAGCAAAAAGGTTGAGTTTCAGGTAAAAGAGGAGATAATGGTGCAGGTTGAAACAAAGGAAAGTGTTACCCTCAAGaaagaggcagcagcagcacagatggACAGTGAGAAGAGTAAACAAGTTCAAAATAACACTCACCCAGTCACACAGGCACACTGTGTTCCTGAAAAGAGacctgagaaaaaacaaaccagtaAAGAGAATTGTGGCAGCCAAATCAGCAAAGAGGCCAGCACCAGCACATTCAAGCAGAAGGGCAGAGAGATGGAGTTGAATCTGAACACACAGCACAGATCCATTGTCAAAATCACCACACAAGTTCACAAAGAGTCGACTGAACTGACAGGAGATGCTAACGCAATGCAAAGACAGGGGAGTGTGATGAATGGAGCAGCGAAGGGTGAAGGAAGTGCCTTAAAATGCAGCCATCCGACCTCTGAAGGAAGCAAACAGCAAAGTAATGTGTCAATCTCAGCTGAGGAAAAGGCTAAAAAGGGACCTAACGATGGAGTTGGTAGATCCTCTTTGACAATGGTACCGTTGGTCCATTTATCACCACCAGTCATCAAGCTGGAACCGCTAGATGTGAAAAGAACTGAATCCTGTGATGATGTGCAATCGATGGATGTTAG CCCTTCTTCGAAGGCGGAACTAATATCCATCCCTGAGTGTTCGCCAGATAATGAAATCGAACATGGTCTCATGAGCCACAACCAAGCTCTTAAGGACTTGATGGACCTGACAGGGagtgtcacacacacaaagctcCCTTCTGAGAGCACCATAGGTGACTGCAACAAGAATCTGATACGAGGAGTTGTTAGTCCAATGACAGATTCAAAGCTTATAGGGGTAGCACCCCCATCCTCAAACTTGCTAAGCGTTTAG